The Paenibacillus dendritiformis region TTCGCGGCGGGCCTTGTCCACGATGGCGCGCGCCTTCGCTTCCGCTTGCTCCTGCCGCTTCTCCCGCTCTGCCTCCTGCTTCTCCAGCTCCCGGCTCAGCTTCTGCCGCATCGCTTCCAGCTCCATGCGCAGCTTCGACGCCGTCTCCCGCTCCGCTTCGGCCTTCAACCGATTGTCCTCCAGCGACGCGATCATCGTCTCGACGCGCATATCCTCTTCCGTCACTTCTCCGCGCGCATGATCGATAATCGGCTTCGGCAGCCCGAGCCGTTCCGCAATCGCGAACGCATTGCTTCGGCCCGGAACGCCGACCAGCAACCGGTAAGTCGGGCGCAGCGTCTGCACATCGAATTCCATGCTGGCGTTGATGACGCCTTTGCGCTCATAGGCATACGCCTTCAGTTCGCTATAGTGCGTCGTCGCGACCATCCGGCAGCCTAACCGGTGAATATGCTCCAGAATGGCAATCGCCAGGGCAGACCCTTCAGCAGGGTCGGTACCTGCTCCCACCTCGTCCAACAGCACGAGGCTCTTCGGCGTCATTTGCTCCAAAATGCGAATGATATTGGTCAAATGGCTGGAGAACGTGCTCAAGCTCTGCTCAATGCTCTGTTCATCGCCAATATCGGCATAGATCGCATCGAACACGCACATCTGGCTTCCATCCTCCGCCGGAATGAACAGCCCCGACATCGCCATCAGATTCAACAGCCCGATTGTCTTCAAGGTGACCGTCTTCCCGCCGGTATTCGGACCCGTGACCAGGATCGACGTATAGGAATTGCCCAATTCCACGTCGATTGGAACGACCTGATCCGCTGGGATCAACGGATGGCGGGCCTTCCGCAGCTTCAGGAAGCCGCGGTCATTCATCCGTGGCAGGGAGGCCTTCATTTCCCGCGCGAGGCGGGCCTTGGCGAACATGAAATCCAGCGTCTCCACTGCCCCGGTATCGTACTCCAGCACATCCGCAAGCAAGCCGACCTGCTCGGTCAGGCGGGACAAAATCCGCTCGATCTCCCGCTCCTCCCGCAGCTTCGTCTCGCGCAGCTTATTGTTCATCGCCACAATCGCTTCCGGCTCGATGAACAGCGTCGCTCCCGAACCGGATTGATCATGGACGATGCCGCCATAATGGCTCCGGTACTCCTGCTTCACCGGAATAACATACCGGTCGTTGCGGATCGTAATCAGCTGCTCCTGCAGCATTTTGGCCGCATTCGAAGAGCGGATCATCGCCTCCAGCTTTTCCCGGATGCGCGTCTCGCCGATGCGGAGCTCCCGCCGGATGGCCGCCAGCTCGAAGCTGGCCTGGTCGAGAATCTCGCCCTGCTCGTCGATGCATTGGCGGATGTCCTCCTCCAGCTGCTTTTGATCGCTGATCGTCTCCGCCAGATCCTGCAATAGCGGGATCGCTTCTTCCTCATGCACGGCGGCAATATGGCGCTTCGTTCGCCGCGCCGCGAACAGCAGCGCCGAAATATCCCACAGCTCGGTGGAGCTGAGCATCGCTTGAATCCGCGCCCGCTTCAACGCTCCCCGAATATCCTTCACCCCTGCCAGCGGCGGTCCGCCCTTGAGGCGCTCGACCGTCATCGCTTCGTCTGTCGCCTGCAGACGGAGCTTCACATCCTCCAAGTCCGAGCTCGGCCTCAGATTCAGCGCGGCCTGCTCTCCCAGTCCGGTCGCCGCATGGGTGGCGAGGGAAGCTAGTATTTTATGGTAATCCATCGTATTCAATATTTTTGAATCCACAACCAGTTCGACTCCTCTCGGTGTCCATTATAACGAAACTCATTTTTGATAGCTATGATGTCTGAACCTGCCACTAATGTTTATCGAGGAAAAGGTTACACTAATTGTTGCACAACCTACACCCTTTCAAACGAGTAAGGAGGAAAGTCCATGAATTTTCTCGGCCATGTCGTTCGATTTATCGT contains the following coding sequences:
- a CDS encoding endonuclease MutS2; the protein is MDSKILNTMDYHKILASLATHAATGLGEQAALNLRPSSDLEDVKLRLQATDEAMTVERLKGGPPLAGVKDIRGALKRARIQAMLSSTELWDISALLFAARRTKRHIAAVHEEEAIPLLQDLAETISDQKQLEEDIRQCIDEQGEILDQASFELAAIRRELRIGETRIREKLEAMIRSSNAAKMLQEQLITIRNDRYVIPVKQEYRSHYGGIVHDQSGSGATLFIEPEAIVAMNNKLRETKLREEREIERILSRLTEQVGLLADVLEYDTGAVETLDFMFAKARLAREMKASLPRMNDRGFLKLRKARHPLIPADQVVPIDVELGNSYTSILVTGPNTGGKTVTLKTIGLLNLMAMSGLFIPAEDGSQMCVFDAIYADIGDEQSIEQSLSTFSSHLTNIIRILEQMTPKSLVLLDEVGAGTDPAEGSALAIAILEHIHRLGCRMVATTHYSELKAYAYERKGVINASMEFDVQTLRPTYRLLVGVPGRSNAFAIAERLGLPKPIIDHARGEVTEEDMRVETMIASLEDNRLKAEAERETASKLRMELEAMRQKLSRELEKQEAEREKRQEQAEAKARAIVDKARREAQEIIAELRQLAMEGVQVKEHMLTEARKRLDEAAPEAKLAAKPKRDAKPVRRIEAGDDVRVYSLNQKGSVVELAGEEAVVQLGIMKMKVPLDDLELLSSAKSAAKPVQSGANVKRTRGESVRSELDLRGANLEEALMEVDRFLDEALLGNLGQVYIIHGKGTGILRSGIQEFLRKHKHVKSFRLGSFGEGGTGVTVAELK